From Mustela erminea isolate mMusErm1 chromosome 1, mMusErm1.Pri, whole genome shotgun sequence, a single genomic window includes:
- the IGSF11 gene encoding immunoglobulin superfamily member 11 isoform X4 produces MTSPGSPLAPLLLLSLHGVAASLEVSESPGSIQVARGQTAVLPCTFTTSAALINLNVIWMVIPLSNANQPEQVILYQGGQMFDGAPRFHGRVGFTGTMPATNVSIFINNTQLSDTGTYQCLVNNLPDRGGRNIGVTGLTVLVPPSAPHCQIQGSQDIGSDVILLCSSEEGIPRPTYLWEKLDNTLKLPPTATQDQVQGTVTIRNISALSSGLYQCVASNAIGTSTCLLDLQVISPQPRSIGLIAGAIGTGAVIIIFCIALILGAFFYWRSKNKEEEEEEIPNEIREDDLPPKCSSSAKAFHTEISSSENNTLTSSNTYNSRYWSNNPKVPRNTESFNHFSDLRQSFSLHSGNANIPSIYANGTHLGPAPHKTLVVTANRGSSPQVMPRSNGSVSRKPRPQHTHSYTVSQATLERIGAIPVMVPAQSRAGSLV; encoded by the exons GTGTCGCAGCTTCCCTGGAAGTCTCCGAGAGTCCTGGGAGTATCCAGGTGGCCCGGGGCCAGACGGCAGTCCTGCCCTGTACCTTCACTACCAGCGCTGCCCTTATTAACCTCAATGTCATTTGGATGGTCATTCCTCTCTCCAATGCGAACCAACCTGAGCAG gtCATCCTGTATCAGGGTGGACAGATGTTTGATGGTGCCCCCCGGTTCCATGGTAGGGTAGGATTTACAGGTACCATGCCAGCCACCAATGTCTCTATCTTCATTAATAACACTCAGCTCTCAGATACAGGCACCTACCAGTGTTTGGTCAACAACCTTCCAGATAGAGGGGGCAGAAACATTGGGGTCACCGGTCTCACAGTTTTAG TTCCCCCTTCTGCCCCACACTGCCAAATCCAAGGATCCCAGGATATCGGCAGCGATGTCATCCTGCTCTGTAGCTCAGAGGAAGGCATCCCTCGGCCAACTTACCTTTGGGAGAAGTTAGACAATACCCTCAAACTACCTCCAACTGCCACTCAGG ACCAGGTCCAGGGGACAGTCACCATTCGGAACATCAGTGCCCTGTCTTCAGGCCTGTACCAGTGCGTGGCTTCAAATGCCATCGGAACCAGCACCTGTCTGTTAGATCTCCAGGTTATTTCAC CCCAGCCCAGGAGCATTGGACTAATAGCTGGAGCCATTGGCACTGGTGCAGTTATTATCATTTTTTGCATTGCACTAATTTTAGGGGCATTCTTTTACTggagaagcaaaaataaagaggaggaggaagaagaaattcctAATGAAATAAG AGAGGATGATCTTCCACCTAAATGTTCTTCTTCTGCCAAAGCATTTCACACCGAGATATCCTCCTCAGAGAACAACACATTGACCTCTTCCAATACGTACAACAGTCGATACTGGAGCAACAATCCAAAAGTTCCCAGGAACACGGAGTCATTCAACCACTTCAGTGACTTGCGccagtctttctctctccactcAGGCAATGCCAACATTCCTTCCATCTACGCTAATGGGACCCACCTGGGCCCAGCTCCGCATAAGACTCTGGTAGTGACAGCCAACAGAGGGTCATCCCCGCAGGTCATGCCCAGGAGCAATGGCTCAGTCAGCAGGAAGCCTCGGCCTCAACACACACACTCGTACACTGTCAGCCAAGCAACACTAGAGCGAATTGGTGCTATCCCTGTCATGGTGCCAGCCCAGAGTCGGGCCGGCTCCCTGGTATAG
- the IGSF11 gene encoding immunoglobulin superfamily member 11 isoform X3 — MVIPLSNANQPEQVILYQGGQMFDGAPRFHGRVGFTGTMPATNVSIFINNTQLSDTGTYQCLVNNLPDRGGRNIGVTGLTVLVPPSAPHCQIQGSQDIGSDVILLCSSEEGIPRPTYLWEKLDNTLKLPPTATQDQVQGTVTIRNISALSSGLYQCVASNAIGTSTCLLDLQVISPQPRSIGLIAGAIGTGAVIIIFCIALILGAFFYWRSKNKEEEEEEIPNEIREDDLPPKCSSSAKAFHTEISSSENNTLTSSNTYNSRYWSNNPKVPRNTESFNHFSDLRQSFSLHSGNANIPSIYANGTHLGPAPHKTLVVTANRGSSPQVMPRSNGSVSRKPRPQHTHSYTVSQATLERIGAIPVMVPAQSRAGSLV; from the exons ATGGTCATTCCTCTCTCCAATGCGAACCAACCTGAGCAG gtCATCCTGTATCAGGGTGGACAGATGTTTGATGGTGCCCCCCGGTTCCATGGTAGGGTAGGATTTACAGGTACCATGCCAGCCACCAATGTCTCTATCTTCATTAATAACACTCAGCTCTCAGATACAGGCACCTACCAGTGTTTGGTCAACAACCTTCCAGATAGAGGGGGCAGAAACATTGGGGTCACCGGTCTCACAGTTTTAG TTCCCCCTTCTGCCCCACACTGCCAAATCCAAGGATCCCAGGATATCGGCAGCGATGTCATCCTGCTCTGTAGCTCAGAGGAAGGCATCCCTCGGCCAACTTACCTTTGGGAGAAGTTAGACAATACCCTCAAACTACCTCCAACTGCCACTCAGG ACCAGGTCCAGGGGACAGTCACCATTCGGAACATCAGTGCCCTGTCTTCAGGCCTGTACCAGTGCGTGGCTTCAAATGCCATCGGAACCAGCACCTGTCTGTTAGATCTCCAGGTTATTTCAC CCCAGCCCAGGAGCATTGGACTAATAGCTGGAGCCATTGGCACTGGTGCAGTTATTATCATTTTTTGCATTGCACTAATTTTAGGGGCATTCTTTTACTggagaagcaaaaataaagaggaggaggaagaagaaattcctAATGAAATAAG AGAGGATGATCTTCCACCTAAATGTTCTTCTTCTGCCAAAGCATTTCACACCGAGATATCCTCCTCAGAGAACAACACATTGACCTCTTCCAATACGTACAACAGTCGATACTGGAGCAACAATCCAAAAGTTCCCAGGAACACGGAGTCATTCAACCACTTCAGTGACTTGCGccagtctttctctctccactcAGGCAATGCCAACATTCCTTCCATCTACGCTAATGGGACCCACCTGGGCCCAGCTCCGCATAAGACTCTGGTAGTGACAGCCAACAGAGGGTCATCCCCGCAGGTCATGCCCAGGAGCAATGGCTCAGTCAGCAGGAAGCCTCGGCCTCAACACACACACTCGTACACTGTCAGCCAAGCAACACTAGAGCGAATTGGTGCTATCCCTGTCATGGTGCCAGCCCAGAGTCGGGCCGGCTCCCTGGTATAG
- the IGSF11 gene encoding immunoglobulin superfamily member 11 isoform X2, translating into MVIPLSNANQPEQVILYQGGQMFDGAPRFHGRVGFTGTMPATNVSIFINNTQLSDTGTYQCLVNNLPDRGGRNIGVTGLTVLVPPSAPHCQIQGSQDIGSDVILLCSSEEGIPRPTYLWEKLDNTLKLPPTATQDQVQGTVTIRNISALSSGLYQCVASNAIGTSTCLLDLQVISRAFFYWRSKNKEEEEEEIPNEIREDDLPPKCSSSAKAFHTEISSSENNTLTSSNTYNSRYWSNNPKVPRNTESFNHFSDLRQSFSLHSGNANIPSIYANGTHLGPAPHKTLVVTANRGSSPQVMPRSNGSVSRKPRPQHTHSYTVSQATLERIGAIPVMVPAQSRAGSLV; encoded by the exons ATGGTCATTCCTCTCTCCAATGCGAACCAACCTGAGCAG gtCATCCTGTATCAGGGTGGACAGATGTTTGATGGTGCCCCCCGGTTCCATGGTAGGGTAGGATTTACAGGTACCATGCCAGCCACCAATGTCTCTATCTTCATTAATAACACTCAGCTCTCAGATACAGGCACCTACCAGTGTTTGGTCAACAACCTTCCAGATAGAGGGGGCAGAAACATTGGGGTCACCGGTCTCACAGTTTTAG TTCCCCCTTCTGCCCCACACTGCCAAATCCAAGGATCCCAGGATATCGGCAGCGATGTCATCCTGCTCTGTAGCTCAGAGGAAGGCATCCCTCGGCCAACTTACCTTTGGGAGAAGTTAGACAATACCCTCAAACTACCTCCAACTGCCACTCAGG ACCAGGTCCAGGGGACAGTCACCATTCGGAACATCAGTGCCCTGTCTTCAGGCCTGTACCAGTGCGTGGCTTCAAATGCCATCGGAACCAGCACCTGTCTGTTAGATCTCCAGGTTATTTCAC GGGCATTCTTTTACTggagaagcaaaaataaagaggaggaggaagaagaaattcctAATGAAATAAG AGAGGATGATCTTCCACCTAAATGTTCTTCTTCTGCCAAAGCATTTCACACCGAGATATCCTCCTCAGAGAACAACACATTGACCTCTTCCAATACGTACAACAGTCGATACTGGAGCAACAATCCAAAAGTTCCCAGGAACACGGAGTCATTCAACCACTTCAGTGACTTGCGccagtctttctctctccactcAGGCAATGCCAACATTCCTTCCATCTACGCTAATGGGACCCACCTGGGCCCAGCTCCGCATAAGACTCTGGTAGTGACAGCCAACAGAGGGTCATCCCCGCAGGTCATGCCCAGGAGCAATGGCTCAGTCAGCAGGAAGCCTCGGCCTCAACACACACACTCGTACACTGTCAGCCAAGCAACACTAGAGCGAATTGGTGCTATCCCTGTCATGGTGCCAGCCCAGAGTCGGGCCGGCTCCCTGGTATAG